The Staphylococcus saprophyticus subsp. saprophyticus ATCC 15305 = NCTC 7292 genome contains the following window.
CCCAAACCCACAAACACCTTAAAATTTGGTATACTGTCTATTGCTCAAAGTTATCCACTTATACACAACGCTATACCTCAAATTTGTGGATAAGTATAATGTTATTCACAGAGTTCCTCAGCATTTAAGAACATATTCACACCCATTTGACAGAGGTTGTTGTTAAAAAGTATAATTGTGTGGATAAGTTATGTAGATATTGATTGCTACAGGGTTTAAATTAATAAATTATACAATAAAAGCCTGTGTATAAATCACAGTTAGGTAATAGTTATCCACTGATTGTGCGTAACTTGTGGATAATTATCAACAGCCTGTGATTCTTTTTATTTGTACCTGTTGTTTTTGTGTATAACTTTAAAATTTACGAAAGTTGGAGTTTGTTATTATGTCAGAACAAGAAATTTGGGAAAAAGTTCTAACCTTGGCTCAAGAAAAAGTAAGTAGTGCAAGCTACCAAACATTTCTTAAAGATACAAAATTGTTTAAACTGCAGAATGAGCAAGCGATTGTAGTTACTGATGACGATTTTGTTGCTAATTGGTTAAAGATGAATTACGCAGAAATTATTAAAGCTGCTTTATATGAAGCAATTGGTCATGAGATAGCACCAGTCTTTTATACTGAAGAAGAGCTAAAAAGCTTACATACAAGTGAGCAAAAAGAAGAAAATCAACCAGAACAACCAGCCAAAAAGTATACGCCAGGCGTTGATGAAGCTGTCATTGGCGGTGAACAGTTCAATACACATAATACGTTTGAAACATTTGTCATTGGACCAGGTAATAGATTCCCTCATGCTGCAAGTCTTGCAGTGGCAGAAGCACCAGCTAAAGCGTATAATCCATTATTTATTTATGGTGGTGTTGGTTTAGGTAAGACCCATCTAATGCATGCGATTGGTCATTATGTATTGGATAACAATCCAGACGCTAAAGTTATTTATACGTCTAGTGAAAAATTTACAAATGAATTTATTAAGTCTATTCGTGATAATAAAACTGAACGTTTTAGGGAAAAATACCGTAATATCGACGTTTTATTAATTGATGATATTCAATTTATTCAAAATAAAGAACAAACTCAAGAAGAATTTTTCCATACATTTAATGAATTACATCAAGCAAATAAGCAAATTGTAATTTCTAGTGATCGACCTCCAAAAGAAATTGCTAAACTAGAAGATCGTTTACGTTCACGTTTCGAATGGGGATTAATCGTAGATATTACGCCGCCTGATTATGAAACAAGAATGGCGATTTTACAGAAGAAAATTGGCGAAGAAAATCTTAACATTCCAACTGAGGCGCTTACTTACATCGCTAATCAAATTCAGTCTAATATTCGTGAACTTGAAGGTGCATTAACACGTGTCTTAGCATTTTCAAAATTACAGGGACAACCCATTACGACTGAGTTAACAGCTGAAGCACTTAAAGATATTATTCAAGCACCTAAATCTAAAAAAATCACGATACAAGATATTCAGAAAATTGTTGGTCAGTATTATAGTGTAAGAATTGAAGATTTTAGCGCTAAAAAACGAACAAAATCCATCGCTTATCCGCGTCAAATTGCAATGTACTTATCACGTGAGTTAACCGATTTTTCATTACCAAAAATTGGTGAAGAGTTTGGCGGTCGTGATCATACAACGGTTATTCATGCACATGAAAAAATAGTTAAAGATATACAAAATGATCCAACTTTTAAACAAGAAGTTGAAAATTTAGAAAAAGAAATAAGAAACCAATAAAATAAACTGTACTATAACAGAATAATCGTAGGTATTTTGAGGAATAGTTAATAGAGGAATTATAAACGTTATTGTGGATAATGTTAAAAAGTCATACACACAGTGCACAAGTTATCCACAGTCTTTAATCGACGTCACTGTTCACTAAAATTAACTTATCCCCTAATCCACAAGCCCTACTACTATTACTACTGTTTTAAAACCTATATAATTTAATATATAAACGACTGGAAGGAGTTTAATAAAGATGGAATTCACAATAAGAAGAGATTATTTTATTAATCAATTAAATGACACACTTAAGGCCATCTCACCAAGAACAACATTACCTATCTTAACTGGTATCAAAATTGAAGTTAAAAACAACGAAGTTATACTAACTGGTTCTGATTCAGAAATCTCAATCGAAATCACTATTCCTAAACAAGTCGATGGTGAAGATATTATTGATATTGTTGAAACCGGATCAGTCGTGCTTCCTGGTCGTTTCTTCGTAGACATTATAAAAAAATTACCAGGTAAAGAAGTTAAACTTTCTACAAATGAACAGTTCCAAACACTTATTACATCTGGACATTCTGAATTTAACTTAAGTGGTTTAGACCCAGATCAATACCCGTTATTGCCACAAGTTTCTCGTGATGATGCGATCCAATTATCAGTTAAAGTGCTTAAAAACGTTATCGCACAGACTAATTTCGCAGTGTCCACCTCAGAAACACGCCCAGTACTTACTGGTGTCAACTGGCTTATACAAGAAAATGAATTAATATGCACAGCTACTGACTCACACCGCTTGGCTGTAAGAAAGGTAGCATTAGAAGATGACTCAGAAAATAAAAATGTCATCATTCCTGGTAAAGCATTATCTGAGTTAAATAAGATTATGTCAGACAGTGAAGAAGACATCGATATTTTCTTTGCTTCAAATCAAGTGTTATTCAAAGTGGGTAACGTAAACTTTATTTCACGTTTATTAGAAGGTCATTATCCTGATACATCTCGTTTATTCCCAGAGAATTACGAAATTAAATTAGGAATTGATAATGGTGAATTCTATCATGCCATCGATCGTGCATCTTTATTAGCACGTGAAGGCGGCAATAATGTCATTAAATTAAGTACAGGTAATGAACTTGTAGAATTATCTTCAACATCACCAGAAATTGGTACGGTAAAAGAAGATGTTAAAGCAAGTAATGTAGATGGTGGCAACCTAAAAATTTCATTCAACTCAAAATATATGATGGATGCTTTAAAAGCCATTGATAACGATGAAGTGGAAGTAGAATTTTTCGGTACAATGAAACCATTTATTTTAAAACCAAAAGACGATGATTCAGTTACACAACTTATCTTACCGATTAGAACGTATTAATCGTATTGTTAAATAGATTAACGCAATAACTTTTCTCAATAAAAAGTGCAACTTAACAGGAACAAGCCTTTGAAATCTTAGTGATTTCTGGTTTGTTCCTGTTTTTATTTGAAAAAAGAGTCTGAGTTTAAAAGCAGATACTAAGAGATAATTAGAAATTTGCTAATGTTATTAATTAATTTCATGATTAAAGACATTTAAAGGGCAAATATAAGCATTTTGAACATTTTCTTAGGGGAAAATGCTTAAAAGTAATAAAAGTGTCTTAAAACAGCTCTAAATGCAAAATAAATATAGTCCGTATATCATACATAAATTTTTAAGCAGATTAAGGTATTTAGTGAAAATTAATATTATTTGTAAAGAATGCCCATATAATGTATTTATTTTTGATATAATATGACATTATGAAACAACGTTAAAAATAACTTTGAAACTAATTATTTAAAAATAGTTAAAATAAGTTAAAAGAAATCGCTTACTCACTGTATTTTGCATGAAATTTTCCGCAAAAAAAGGTATAATATATAAGTGAGCTTAAAAGAAATGGAGTGATTGATTTGGTTGAAGAGGTAATTGTTGATGGAGACATTACTTTAGGGCAATTTCTAAAGACAGAAGGTATTATCGAATCTGGCGGACAAGCAAAATGGTTCTTACAAGATTTTGATGTCATGATCAATGATGAGCGTGAAACGCGTCGCGGTAAGAAATTAAATCATCGAGATAGCATTGTCATACCAGAAGTCGGTTCATTTTTGATATTACATCAAGGTGAAGAATGAAATTAAAGACACTCCAGTTACAAAATTATCGTAATTATGAGTCCATTTCCTTAAATTGTCATCCCGATGTCAATATATTGATTGGTGAAAATGCCCAAGGGAAGACTAATTTATTAGAATCTATTTATACGTTAGCACTAGCTAAAAGTCACAGAACGTCTAATGACAAAGAACTCATACGTTTCGATAGCGACTATGCTAAAATAGAGGGTGACCTTAGTTATAGATATGGTGAGATGCCTTTAACGATGTACATCACTAAAAAAGGTAAACAAGTCAAAATCAATCACTTAGAACAAAGTAGACTGACCCAGTATATTGGGCACTTGAACGTCGTTTTGTTTGCGCCTGAGGATTTAAATATTGTCAAAGGATCACCGCAGATTAGACGTAGATTTATAGATATGGAACTTGGACAAATCTCAGCAGTATATTTAAATGATTTGTCACAGTATCAACGTATTTTAAAACAAAAGAATAATTATTTGAAGCAACTGCAATATGGACAAAAGACAGACAGCACCATGCTTGAAGTCTTAAACCAACAATTTGCAGAATACGCACTCAAAATTACGCTAAGACGTGAACATTTTATTAATGAACTTGAATCACTAGCGAAACCTATCCATTCTGGGATTACAAATGAACGTGAAACATTGTCTTTAAACTATTTACCTAGTATTAAACTAGAAAATAAAGATAAAAGTGAGACAGAACGCTTAGAGGAAGTCTTAACGATACTTAATGACAATATGGAACGAGAAAAAGATCGAGGTGTGTGTTTATACGGACCTCACAGAGATGATTTAGGTTTTAATGTGAATGGAATGGACGCTCAGACTTATGGCTCGCAAGGTCAACAAAGAACTACTGCACTATCAATCAAACTCGCTGAAATTGAGTTAATGAATATTGAAGTAGGTGAGTATCCAATTCTATTGCTAGATGATGTATTAAGTGAGTTAGATGATTCACGTCAATCTCATTTATTGAGCACTATTCAACATAAAGTGCAGACTTTTGTTACTACGACATCCGTAGACGGTATAGAACATGAAATTATGAAAAACGCTAAACTTTATCGCATTAATCAGGGCGAAATTATAAAGTAATGGAAAGTGAAGGTGGAAGCAGTGTCAGATGTGAACAACACGGAAGATTATGGTGCTGGACAGATTCAGGTATTGGAAGGTCTAGAAGCGGTACGTAAAAGACCAGGTATGTATATTGGTTCAACTTCAGAAAAAGGTTTACACCATCTTGTATGGGAAATTGTCGATAACAGTATCGATGAAGCACTTGCAGGTTATGCCGACACAATTGAAGTTGTAATCGAAAAAGATAATTGGATTAAGGTAACGGATAATGGCCGTGGTATACCTGTTGGCATTCAAGAAAAAATGGGACGTCCTGCAGTTGAGGTTATTCTAACTGTATTACATGCTGGTGGTAAATTCGGTGGCGGCGGTTATAAAGTTTCTGGTGGTTTACATGGTGTAGGTTCATCAGTAGTAAACGCGTTATCAGAAGATCTTGAAGTATACGTGTATAAAGACCGCAAAGTTTATCATCAAGGTTATAAAAAAGGTGTACCTCAATTTGACTTGAAAGTCATTGAAGAAACAGATGATGATAATACAGGTACAGTCATTCGTTTTAAAGCGGATTCTGAAATTTTCACAGAAACGACAACATATCATTATGAAACATTACAACAACGTACAAGAGAGCTTGCGTTCCTAAATAAAGGTATTTCAATTACTTTAAGAGATGAACGTGGTGAAGAAGTTCGTGAAGACACATATCACTATGAAGGTGGTATTAAATCTTATGTTGAAATGCTAAATGAAAACAAACAGCCTTTACATGAAGAACCTATTTACGTGCATCAAACCAAAGATGATATTGAAGTTGAAATTGCTTTACAATACAACAAAGGTTTTGCAACAAACTTGTTGACGTATGCGAATAATATTCACACATATGAAGGTGGTACACACGAAGAAGGTTTCAAACGTGCACTATCTCGTGTACTTAATAGTTACGGATTAAATAGTAAAATTATCAAAGAAGATAAAGAAAGACTTTCAGGTGAAGACACACGTGAAGGTTTGACAGCAATTGTTTCAATTAAGCACGGTGATCCACAATTTGAAGGACAAACAAAAACAAAATTAGGTAACTCTGAAGTACGTCAAATCGTTGATAAACTATTCTCTGAGTTATTTGAGCGTTTCTTATATGAACATCCTCAAGTAGGCCGTATTGTAGTTGAAAAAGGTATCATGGCTTCACACGCACGCCTTGCTGCGAAAAAAGCACGTGAAGTTACGCGCCGTAAATCAGCATTAGAAATATCAAGCTTACCTGGTAAATTGGCGGATTGCTCTAGTAAAGACCCATCACGTAGTGAAATCTTTATCGTCGAGGGTGACTCTGCCGGTGGGTCTACAAAATCCGGTCGTGATTCAGAAACACAAGCGATATTGCCATTGCGTGGTAAAATCTTGAACGTTGAAAAAGCACGTTTAGATAGAATTTTAAATAATAACGAGATTCGTTCGATGATTACGGCATTTGGTACGGGTATTGGTGGCGAATTTGATTTAAGTAAGGCACGCTATCATAAGATTGTCCTTATGACAGATGCTGATGTCGATGGTGCACATATTAGAACATTGTTATTAACATTCTTCTATCGCTTTATGAGACCATTATTAGAAGCAGGATATGTGTATATTGCACAACCACCTTTATTCAAATTGACACAAGGTAAACAAAAGTACTATGTCTTTAATGAACGTGAATTAGAAAAACTTAAAGCTGAGTTAGAACCAACGCCAAAATGGTCGATTTCACGTTACAAAGGTCTTGGTGAAATGAATGCGGATCAATTATGGGAAACTACTATGAATCCAGAAAATAGAGCCATGTTACAAGTATCATTGGATGATGCGATTGAAGCGGACCAAGTCTTCGAAATGTTAATGGGCGACGTTGTAGAGAACCGTAGACAGTTTATTGAAGATAATGCAGTCTATGCCAACTTAGATTTCTAATACGATGAACTGAATTTTTGAAGGAGGATATCTTGATGGCTGAATTACCTGAATCAAGAATTAATGAACGAAATATAACGAGTGAGATGCGCGAGTCATTCTTAGACTATGCGATGAGTGTTATTGTCTCACGTGCTTTACCTGATGTGAGAGATGGTTTGAAACCAGTACATCGACGCATATTGTATGGTTTACATGAACAAGGTATGACACCAGACAAGTCATACAAGAAATCTGCGCGTATTGTTGGGGACGTAATGGGTAAATATCACCCACATGGTGACTCATCAATTTATGAAGCAATGGTTAGAATGGCACAAGACTTCAGCTATCGATATCCTTTAGTTGATGGACAAGGTAACTTTGGTTCTATGGATGGCGACGGTGCGGCTGCGATGCGTTATACAGAAGCACGTATGTCTAAGATTACACTTGAATTACTTAGAGATTTAAATAAAGATACAATTGATTTTATCGATAACTATGATGGTAATGAAAGAGAGCCGTCAGTCTTACCTGCTAGATTCCCTAACTTATTAGTTAATGGTGCATCTGGTATCGCTGTTGGGATGGCTACAAATATTCCGCCACATAATTTAACAGAGGTCATCAACGGTATTTTAAGTTTAAGTTATAATCCCGATATTACCATTGCTGAATTGATGGAAGATATACAAGGGCCAGACTTCCCGACTGCAGGTATTATCCTTGGAAAGAGTGGGATTCGTCGTGCATTTGAAACAGGTCGAGGATCAATACAATTGCGCTCTCGTGCAGAAATAGAAGAACGTGGTGGCGGTCGTCAACGTATTGTTGTTACAGAAGTACCGTACCAAGTTAACAAAGCACGTATGATAGAAAAGATTGCTGAATTAGCGCGTGATAAGAAAATAGACGGTATCACAGACTTACGCGATGAAACAAGTTTACGTACAGGTGTCCGTGTAGTAATCGATATCCGTAAAGATGCCAACGCGAGTGTTGTCTTAAATAACTTATACAAACAAACACCATTACAAACATCATTTGGTGTAAACATGATTGCCTTAGTTAATGGCAGACCAAAACTTATTTCACTTAAAGATGCCTTAGTTGAATACTTAGAGCATCAAAAAGTCGTTGTAAGAAGACGTACCGAATATAATTTAAAAAAAGCTTTAGATCGTGCACATATATTAGAAGGTTTGAGAATTGCGCTTGATCATATTGATGAAATTATCAGAGTTATTCGTGAATCAGATAACGATAAGATTGCCATGGCAAGTTTACAAGAACAATTTAAATTATCTGAACGTCAAGCACAAGCGATTTTAGATATGCGTTTAAGACGTTTAACTGGTTTAGAAAGAGATAAGATTGAAGCTGAATATAATGAACTAATTGCTTATATTGAAGAATTGAAATCTATCCTTGCAGATGAAGAAAAATTATTACAAATTGTTCGTGATGAATTGATTGATGTCCGTGAGCGTTATGGTGATGAACGTAAGACTGAAATCCAACTTGGTGGTTTAGATGACATTGAAGATGAGGATTTAATTCCAGAAGAACAAATTGTGATTACGTTAAGTCATAATAACTACATCAAACGATTACCAGTTTCAACTTATAGAGCACAACACCGTGGTGGTCGTGGTGTTCAAGGTATGAATACGCTAGAAGAAGACTTTGTAAGTCAACTTGTGACGTTAAGTACACATGACAACGTGCTATTCTTTACGAATAAAGGTCGTGTCTATAAACTTAAAGGCTATGAAGTGCCAGAGCTTTCTCGTCAGTCTAAAGGTATTCCAGTAGTTAACGCAATTGAGTTAGACAATGACGAATCGATTAGTACGATGATTGCTGTTAAAGATTTAGAAAGTGAAGAAGATTATTTAGTCTTTGCTACTCAAAAAGGTAGAGTGAAACGTTCTGCCCTAAGTAACTTCTCACATATTAATAAAAACGGTAAAATTGCGATTAGTTTCAAACAGGATGACGAATTGATTGCAGTACGTCTAACTGATGGTGAAACTGATATTCTAATAGGTACATCGCACGCTTCATTAATTCGCTTCCCTGAAACTGCATTGCGTCCACTTGGCCGTACCGCGGCGGGTGTGAAAGGTATTACACTTAGAGAAGACGATAAAGTAGTCGGTTTAGATGTTACAAAAGCCGAAAGCGATGATGAAATACTCGTCGTGACTGAAAATGGTTACGGTAAACGTACACCAGTTGAAGATTACAGATTATCAAACCGTGGTGGTAAAGGTATTAAAACAGCGACTATCACAGAACGTAATGGTAATGTAGTTTGTATCACATCAGTGACTGGTGAAGAAGACTTGATGGTTGTTACAAACTCTGGCGTGATTATCCGTATTGATGTAGAGGATATTTCACAAAACGGCCGTGCAGCACAAGGTGTGAGATTGATTAAATTAGGTGAAAATCAATTCGTATCTACAGTAGCTAAAGTAAATGAGGAAGATGAAGCTGAAACAGAAACTGAAGCAATTGCCTCCGATTCAGAAAATACTGATGCAACTGAACAAATGGCACAAGATTCACAACAAGGTGAAGCTGTGATAGAGGACGATGCACCAGGCAACGCCATTCATACAGAAGTTGAAGATAGTGATGTATCAGATGATGATGATCGTCAAGAAGTACGACAAGACTTTATGGACCGTGTGAATGAAGATATTGATAATGCGGACAACGAAGATAACGAAGAAGAGTAATTTTATGCGATAATAGTCATTATAAAAAAGACCTACCTCAATGAGGTAGGTCTTTTTTGGCTTAATTTTCTAAAGCTTTCATAGCATGAGGTATTTCACTGATTAGTCTGGATGGTGGCACGACATACATTTTTTCTGCTAACTGTTCTCCAATATAACTATGCGTATACGTAGCACTTGTAACGGCTTCTTCTGTGTCGTTGAATTGGCCGACAAAGCTTGTAATCATACCAGATAAAGTATCACCCATACCACCTGTAGCCATTGCTGGTGTCCCTATTGGCAGTTTGTAGTCTTTACCTCTGAAATAGATTTCAGTTCCGTGCATTTTTAAGACAATGGTTGCACCAATGCGATCTGCGGCTTCACGATTACGTTCATACGTTTGTTCCTCTATAGGAATACCACTTAAACGTTCCCACTCTTTTTGGTGAGGCGTAAAGATAACCTTGCACGTAGGAATGTCTGGTTTCAATTTACTAAAAATTGTAATAGCATCCCCATCTACAATTAATTTTTGATGTGGTTGAATATTTTGTAATAGGAAAGTAATGGCATTATTGCCTTTAAAATCACAACCGAGTCCTGGTCCGATTAAGATACAATCCGTGTTCTCAATCATTTTTGTTAACATTTTAGTATCGTTAATATCAATCACCATGGCCTCTGGACAACGTGAATGTAAAGCGGCATGATTTGTTGGATGTGTAGCTACAGTGATTAATCCGCTACCACTATAAACACACGCTCGAGCTGCAAGCATGATTGCACCACCTAAGTTCGCATTGCCCCCAATTAAAAGAATTCTCCCATAATCACCTTTATGTGTTTCATCTTTACGTTTTGGAATGCTTACTTGTGATAAAGTTTCCATTTTGAAACCTCCTTTTAAACATTTAGCGTTAATTTAATACGTTGACTTGAAAAAGATAAGCATCTGCTTAAAATGATAAATGTTAAAGTTGGCTATCTTATATTCTCTATATCATAGAATGTTAAAACCATTTTCTTTTAAGTTACTTATATCTTATTTTTTTGTGCTCATTTATAAATACAATAAGAAATATTATACCTGGTTTCGAGATTAGTCAATAGGCAAAGTCGTAAAGAAAATATTAATTTTAGAAAACATAATTTTGATACGACTTTATCCCATTAAATCAGTAATTTAATACCATATTACGGATATGGTCAATCCTATTGTTCGTGTGAAAATGTAAGCGTATACTCGAATTAATTGAACAAAATAGATAAGCAAGGAGATGGGGAAATGACATTACAACTTAATGGTGAAATGCTAACAATCAATGATATTAAAACGTTCTTAAATAAGGAAGATACCGTTGAAGTAACACAAGAAGCACTGGAACGCGTAAAGAAAAGTAGACAAACGGTGGAACATATTATAGAAAACAAAGAAACAATCTATGGTATTACAACTGGATTTGGATTATTTAGTGATGTGCGAATTGATAAAGATGAATACAATCAATTACAAGTAAATTTAATTCGATCACATGCTTGTGGTGTTGGGAAACCATTTTCAGAAGAAGTTGCTTTAGTAATGATGGTCTTACGATTAAATACTTTGTTGAAAGGTCATTCTGGTACGACAGTCGCGTTAGTAGAGCAACTTGTTTATTATATCAATAACAGAATTGTACCAGTGATTCCACAGCAAGGATCTTTAGGCGCATCAGGGGACCTAGCACCATTATCTCATTTAGCATTAGCTTTAATTGGTGAAGGCAATGTATTTTTTAAAGGTGAAGAAGTAGACAGCCGGTATGTCTTAAATCAATTAAATCGTAACCCAATACAATTACAAGCTAAAGAGGGACTTGCACTCATTAATGGCACGCAAGCGATGACTGCACAAGGTGTGATTAATTATATTGAAGCGGAAGCCTTAGGTTACCAAGCAGAATGGATTGCTGCTCTAACACATCAAGCATTAAATGGTATTACAGATGCTTATAATGAAAAAGTGCATAAAGCACGTAATTTTCAAGAACAAATAGATGTTGCAGCTAGAATGTTAGACTGGTTAGATGGCTCAGAGTTAACCACTACACAAGGCGACATACGTGTACAAGATGCATACACATTACGCTGTATTCCACAAATACATGGCGCAAGTTTTCAAGTATTTAATTATGTGAAAGAAAAATTAGAATTTGAAATGAACGCTGCTAATGATAATCCATTAATATTTGATGAAGGTGATGAAACGCTTGTTATTTCTGGAGGTAATTTCCATGGGCAACCGATTGCCTTTGCATTAGATTTCTTAAAGTTAGGTGTAAGTGAATTGGCTAATGTATCAGAGCGTCGTTTAGAGCGACTCGTAAATCCTCAATTAAATAATGGATTGCCTGCCTTTTTAAGTCCACAACCAGGATTACAGAGTGGCGCGATGATTATGCAGTATGCTGCTGCGAGCTTAGTATCAGAAAATAAAACACTCGCACATCCAGCAAGTGTTGACTCAATACCATCGTCAGCTAATCAAGAGGATCACGTTTCGATGGGAACGATTGCCTCTCGTCATGGCTATCACATCATTGAAAATGCGAGACGTGTCTTAGCAATTGAAACGATTATTGCATTACAAGCCGTTGAATATAAAGATATTGATAAATTATCACCGAAAACATATGAAAAGTATCAAGAATTACGTCACATCGTACCATCAATTACAGAAGATAGACAGTTCCATAAAGATATTGAAGCGGTATCGCAATATTTACAAGATCTTGCTTATATGTAGGGACTCTAATTGACATAAACGTTGTCACCCTTGAAATAGCTGATGTTATTTGCTATATTTAAATTAACTTAATTATGCTATTGTTCGTAGGATAAGTAATATTGAATCTTGATTTCAGAGAGCTTGTGGTTAGTGTGAACAAGTAATCATATTTAATATGAATCTACCTACTATATGAGAACAATCGGTTATAGCCGTTATTTAGTGAGAGTGCAGTCTAATTTTGGACTGTTAAATAGGGTGGCAACGCGTAGACCA
Protein-coding sequences here:
- the dnaA gene encoding chromosomal replication initiator protein DnaA, yielding MSEQEIWEKVLTLAQEKVSSASYQTFLKDTKLFKLQNEQAIVVTDDDFVANWLKMNYAEIIKAALYEAIGHEIAPVFYTEEELKSLHTSEQKEENQPEQPAKKYTPGVDEAVIGGEQFNTHNTFETFVIGPGNRFPHAASLAVAEAPAKAYNPLFIYGGVGLGKTHLMHAIGHYVLDNNPDAKVIYTSSEKFTNEFIKSIRDNKTERFREKYRNIDVLLIDDIQFIQNKEQTQEEFFHTFNELHQANKQIVISSDRPPKEIAKLEDRLRSRFEWGLIVDITPPDYETRMAILQKKIGEENLNIPTEALTYIANQIQSNIRELEGALTRVLAFSKLQGQPITTELTAEALKDIIQAPKSKKITIQDIQKIVGQYYSVRIEDFSAKKRTKSIAYPRQIAMYLSRELTDFSLPKIGEEFGGRDHTTVIHAHEKIVKDIQNDPTFKQEVENLEKEIRNQ
- the dnaN gene encoding DNA polymerase III subunit beta — encoded protein: MEFTIRRDYFINQLNDTLKAISPRTTLPILTGIKIEVKNNEVILTGSDSEISIEITIPKQVDGEDIIDIVETGSVVLPGRFFVDIIKKLPGKEVKLSTNEQFQTLITSGHSEFNLSGLDPDQYPLLPQVSRDDAIQLSVKVLKNVIAQTNFAVSTSETRPVLTGVNWLIQENELICTATDSHRLAVRKVALEDDSENKNVIIPGKALSELNKIMSDSEEDIDIFFASNQVLFKVGNVNFISRLLEGHYPDTSRLFPENYEIKLGIDNGEFYHAIDRASLLAREGGNNVIKLSTGNELVELSSTSPEIGTVKEDVKASNVDGGNLKISFNSKYMMDALKAIDNDEVEVEFFGTMKPFILKPKDDDSVTQLILPIRTY
- the yaaA gene encoding S4 domain-containing protein YaaA, producing the protein MIDLVEEVIVDGDITLGQFLKTEGIIESGGQAKWFLQDFDVMINDERETRRGKKLNHRDSIVIPEVGSFLILHQGEE
- the recF gene encoding DNA replication/repair protein RecF (All proteins in this family for which functions are known are DNA-binding proteins that assist the filamentation of RecA onto DNA for the initiation of recombination or recombinational repair.), with the protein product MKLKTLQLQNYRNYESISLNCHPDVNILIGENAQGKTNLLESIYTLALAKSHRTSNDKELIRFDSDYAKIEGDLSYRYGEMPLTMYITKKGKQVKINHLEQSRLTQYIGHLNVVLFAPEDLNIVKGSPQIRRRFIDMELGQISAVYLNDLSQYQRILKQKNNYLKQLQYGQKTDSTMLEVLNQQFAEYALKITLRREHFINELESLAKPIHSGITNERETLSLNYLPSIKLENKDKSETERLEEVLTILNDNMEREKDRGVCLYGPHRDDLGFNVNGMDAQTYGSQGQQRTTALSIKLAEIELMNIEVGEYPILLLDDVLSELDDSRQSHLLSTIQHKVQTFVTTTSVDGIEHEIMKNAKLYRINQGEIIK
- the gyrB gene encoding DNA topoisomerase (ATP-hydrolyzing) subunit B codes for the protein MEAVSDVNNTEDYGAGQIQVLEGLEAVRKRPGMYIGSTSEKGLHHLVWEIVDNSIDEALAGYADTIEVVIEKDNWIKVTDNGRGIPVGIQEKMGRPAVEVILTVLHAGGKFGGGGYKVSGGLHGVGSSVVNALSEDLEVYVYKDRKVYHQGYKKGVPQFDLKVIEETDDDNTGTVIRFKADSEIFTETTTYHYETLQQRTRELAFLNKGISITLRDERGEEVREDTYHYEGGIKSYVEMLNENKQPLHEEPIYVHQTKDDIEVEIALQYNKGFATNLLTYANNIHTYEGGTHEEGFKRALSRVLNSYGLNSKIIKEDKERLSGEDTREGLTAIVSIKHGDPQFEGQTKTKLGNSEVRQIVDKLFSELFERFLYEHPQVGRIVVEKGIMASHARLAAKKAREVTRRKSALEISSLPGKLADCSSKDPSRSEIFIVEGDSAGGSTKSGRDSETQAILPLRGKILNVEKARLDRILNNNEIRSMITAFGTGIGGEFDLSKARYHKIVLMTDADVDGAHIRTLLLTFFYRFMRPLLEAGYVYIAQPPLFKLTQGKQKYYVFNERELEKLKAELEPTPKWSISRYKGLGEMNADQLWETTMNPENRAMLQVSLDDAIEADQVFEMLMGDVVENRRQFIEDNAVYANLDF